From Fulvivirga lutea:
GGTAAATTCTCCAATGACAGGAACTGTTTCGAAACTAAATGTCGAAAAAGGGGAGACAGTTCTAGGTACGCAGCAGTTTCAAGGTACTGAAATGATGCGTATTGCAGACCTAAACCAAATGGAAGTTCGCGTAAATGTGAATGAGAATGACATTATCAGAGTGGCATTAGGTGACACTGCCTTAATAGATGTTGATTCTTATAGTCATTTAGAAAAGGAGTTTAAAGGTTTGGTTACGGCAATAGCTAATACTGCTAACGACAAGGCCTCACCAGATGCAGTAACAGAATTTGAAGTACGAATTAAGATTCTAAATTCATCCTATAAAGATTTGATCAAAAAAGGTAACAAATATCCATTCAGACCGGGTATGACTGCAAGTGTAGAAATTATTACCGAAAGAAAAGAAAATGTTTTAACCGTGCCTTTAGCCGCTGTTACTACCAGAAAACCTGGTGAAAGAGTAGGGTTTATGAATAGAAAGTCTGACGATGATTCTGAAACTCCACCTCAGGAAGACAAGAAGAATACAGAAGATGAGGAAGTTAAAGAAGTGGTGTTCTTAAACAAAGAAGGTAAAGCTAAGATGGTTGAAGTGAAGACCGGAATAAGCGATTACGAGAATATTGAAATAGTAAGTGGCGTAGCTGAAGGTGACGAAGTAGTTTCAGGTCCGTTTTTGGTGGTATCTAAACGCTTAAATGATGGTGATGCTATTAAGAAAAAGGAAGAGAAGAAAGAACAGAAGAAGGAGGAATAACTTCAGCCTAATTAAATGAATTGTGGAAACACCCTCAAAATGAGGGTGTTTTTATTTTATATAACCCAATCCATCAGGTTCACTTCGAGTGCTTATTCTTCCACAAATCTCAAGTTTGGTTAAATCAAGTACGGTTACAATATCGGCATTTGTATTTGCGATATAGGCAAACTTATCTGATGGATGAATTAAAATTCCGATTGGAATTGGCCCTTCACCAAACGAAGCAGACAAACGCTCGCCATTGTCCTCCACTTCTTGTTCATTAATAACAATGGACTTGATCTTAGTTTTGGACTTAGAATCAAACACCATTACGGTACCTGCCTTAGCACATGATACCAGTGCCATGTTTCCGTTGTAAGTGAATTTAATACGAATTGGAAAGTTTTCTGTAGCTAAAGTTTGAGTCACCTTTAAGGACTGGATATCAATGATACTTATAGAGTTATCTTCTCTATTTGTTACCCAGACTTCTGTTTGTTCTAGGTTTATAGCTATGCCCTCTGCACCGTCACCTGTCATGATGTCTTTCACCTTAACACGTTTGGCAACATCAATAACGGTTACCGAACCTGATCCAATATTTGCTACAAACGCTAATTTACTTTTAGAATCATAAGCCAGCATATGACTTATTTTTTGAGAAGTTTTGATGACATCAAGAACTTCTCCTTCTAGATTAATCAGATAAAAACTTTCGGTACCCTCTGCAGTGAATAACAATGTTTCATTATCGGCAAATTCAATACCATGTGGTTTAATGCCTTGCACAAATTCATGAGTGTTCACTACTTTTCTTTTAACTAAATTGATTATTGAAATTGTATTTCCCGGGTTTTCACCATTCCCATAATTTGTAACCGCTGCATACTTTTCATTGGGTGAAACTGCTACCTCATGAGGATTTTTTCCAACTTCGAGTACAGTAGTTTCTTTGCCTGTCGCCAGCGATATGAATGACACATTATGATCTGATTTGTTCAATACCAATAATTCACCTTGTCCATAAGGTTGAGAGTGAACAAACACGTTGACCATGAGCAGCGTAATAATCAAAAAATATTTCATGTCGATTGTTTAATTTGTTCTGTAATTGTTTAGCAACTCCAATTTGGTCGCTCTTGTGAATAAAATTATCTTCACACGGCAATTAAGTAAAAAGTGAATAAAATACTTGTCATACAAACTGCATTTCTTGGAGACGTGGTTTTAGCCACTGCTTTAGTGGAAAAAATCAAGGCGCAATTACCTAATGTTGAGCTCCACTTTTTGTTGAGAAAGGGTAATGAGGCAGTTCTAAAAAATCATCCCAAAATTGATAGGCTTTGGATATTAGATAAAGGTCAAAAATGGGCAAGTACACGCAGCCTTATTTCTAGTTTTAGAAAAGAAAAGTTTGATCTGGCAATCAATTTGCAACGTTTTTTATCCTCGGGAGTCATCACTGTGTTATCTGGGGCAAAGCGCACCATCGGATTTAAGAAGAATCCCATGTCATTTCTTTTCAGCGAATCATTTGATCATATCATTGAATCGAGTGGGAGCGATCATGAAGTCATGAGAAATCAGCGTATGATTGAATCATTTACGGATAGCAAACCTGTGCGACCAAGATTATACCCTTCGGCTGATGATTATAAATCAGTTGAAGTATATCAAACCAAAGAATACATAACTGTTGCTCCTGCTTCAGTGTGGTTTACAAAGCAATTTCCTGCACATAAGTGGATTGAGCTACTAAACAGTTTAAAGGAAGGTTTGCAGGTATATTTAATTGGCGCACCTTCCGACAAAGAACTGTGCAATCAGATTTTAGAAGCCACAACAAATACTTCGGTTATCAATTTGGCGGGTCAGCTTAAGCCTTTAGCATCTGTTGCTCTCATTGAGAAGGCCAAAATGAATTACGTAAATGACTCAGCGCCTCTGCATTTTGCTTCTGCAGTAAATGCACCTGTAACAGCCGTTTTTTGTTCAACCGTACCCGGTTTTGGTTTTGGGCCATTATCAGATGACACTAGAATTGTAGAGGTTAAAGAGGACTTATCTTGTCGACCTTGTGGCCTGCATGGTTACAGAAAATGTCCAAAAGGTCATTTTAAATGCGCTGAGAATATTAGTATTGATCAACTTGCTATGAAATGAAGATATCAGGAGTTGTAATTACATTTAATGAGGAGATGAACATCAGGCGATGTTTGGAGTCATTAGGCAAGGTAGCTGATGAACTAGTAGTTGTTGATTCATTTTCAACTGACAGAACAAAAGAGATTGCACAAGAAATGGGAGCTACGTTCATCGAAAATAAATTTGAAGGCCATATTGAACAAAAGAACTTTGCCATGGCATCAGCGAGTTATGACTGGGTTCTTTCTTTAGATGCCGATGAAGAGCTTTCTGAAAAATTAATTGAGTCAATTCAACAATTAAAAAATTCAGGAGAGAGTGGCGTAGCTTATAAAATGAATAGGCTTACATCTTATTGTGGGCAGTGGATTCATCATTGTGGTTGGTACCCTGATACTAAAATTAGGTTTTGGAATAGAAATGAAGGTAAGTGGGGTGGTGAAAACCCTCACGATTCTGTAAAAGTGAATGAAAGCATTAAAGTTCAACACTTAAAAGGCGACATACTTCATTATTCATTTCATACGATTAGTCAGCACATACAACAAATTGATAAGTTCACTACTATTGCGGCTCAGGAAAGCTTTAAGCGCGGTAAAAAGGCCTATTTTTTAACACATTTGATGATATACCCATTTTGGCTTTTTTTTAAGAACTATTTTCTAAAGCTTGGTATCTTAGACGGTTATTATGGGTTTATCGTGTGTATTAACGGAGCTTTTTATAAGTTTCAGAAATACGCTAAACTATTTGTATTAAGCAGAAATAAATGAAGTTCACCTTTGATCAAGAACTTGAAGAGTGCATTGTATGTGGTTCGTCTGATATAAACTATTTTACTCAAGACCATAAAGGAATCAGGATTTTTAAATGCAATAACTGCAACATGA
This genomic window contains:
- a CDS encoding glycosyltransferase family 2 protein, with protein sequence MKISGVVITFNEEMNIRRCLESLGKVADELVVVDSFSTDRTKEIAQEMGATFIENKFEGHIEQKNFAMASASYDWVLSLDADEELSEKLIESIQQLKNSGESGVAYKMNRLTSYCGQWIHHCGWYPDTKIRFWNRNEGKWGGENPHDSVKVNESIKVQHLKGDILHYSFHTISQHIQQIDKFTTIAAQESFKRGKKAYFLTHLMIYPFWLFFKNYFLKLGILDGYYGFIVCINGAFYKFQKYAKLFVLSRNK
- a CDS encoding YncE family protein; amino-acid sequence: MKYFLIITLLMVNVFVHSQPYGQGELLVLNKSDHNVSFISLATGKETTVLEVGKNPHEVAVSPNEKYAAVTNYGNGENPGNTISIINLVKRKVVNTHEFVQGIKPHGIEFADNETLLFTAEGTESFYLINLEGEVLDVIKTSQKISHMLAYDSKSKLAFVANIGSGSVTVIDVAKRVKVKDIMTGDGAEGIAINLEQTEVWVTNREDNSISIIDIQSLKVTQTLATENFPIRIKFTYNGNMALVSCAKAGTVMVFDSKSKTKIKSIVINEQEVEDNGERLSASFGEGPIPIGILIHPSDKFAYIANTNADIVTVLDLTKLEICGRISTRSEPDGLGYIK
- a CDS encoding efflux RND transporter periplasmic adaptor subunit, which translates into the protein MAKTKKTNKWLYYSIGGLIVLIILLVVAKQAGWIGKAKETEVELAKAKKVSITEKVSASGQVQPVVEVKLSPEVSGELIVLNIEEGDSVQKGDVLAKIRPDNFIAAAEQARASLNQQKANLASSRASLARAEATFIRAKQDYERQKKLFDDKVISEADWQLAQQNYAVSENDLKSAKESVEASRFIVKSSEAQLDQAQENLRRATVNSPMTGTVSKLNVEKGETVLGTQQFQGTEMMRIADLNQMEVRVNVNENDIIRVALGDTALIDVDSYSHLEKEFKGLVTAIANTANDKASPDAVTEFEVRIKILNSSYKDLIKKGNKYPFRPGMTASVEIITERKENVLTVPLAAVTTRKPGERVGFMNRKSDDDSETPPQEDKKNTEDEEVKEVVFLNKEGKAKMVEVKTGISDYENIEIVSGVAEGDEVVSGPFLVVSKRLNDGDAIKKKEEKKEQKKEE
- a CDS encoding glycosyltransferase family 9 protein, producing the protein MNKILVIQTAFLGDVVLATALVEKIKAQLPNVELHFLLRKGNEAVLKNHPKIDRLWILDKGQKWASTRSLISSFRKEKFDLAINLQRFLSSGVITVLSGAKRTIGFKKNPMSFLFSESFDHIIESSGSDHEVMRNQRMIESFTDSKPVRPRLYPSADDYKSVEVYQTKEYITVAPASVWFTKQFPAHKWIELLNSLKEGLQVYLIGAPSDKELCNQILEATTNTSVINLAGQLKPLASVALIEKAKMNYVNDSAPLHFASAVNAPVTAVFCSTVPGFGFGPLSDDTRIVEVKEDLSCRPCGLHGYRKCPKGHFKCAENISIDQLAMK